The following nucleotide sequence is from Diospyros lotus cultivar Yz01 chromosome 3, ASM1463336v1, whole genome shotgun sequence.
aaAACCCCTCCAAACGGTCCacagatttgaaatccaaactCCGCTCCCAAATCGTCCATCCAGACCAGATCCAACTCCACACCCTTCGAATCCCCAATCCGCCACTCCCTATTTCACTCCAACAAAGCCTCAGATTTTCACCCATCTTCCGTTTTCCACTCAGTTTTCTGAAAACCCTAGCCTTGGAAGCACAGAACCCTCAACAATGCCACTCATTTCGGAGACCCCCAGCGCCGTAAAAAGTAGGTTTGGGTTCCAGGACCAGTCGTCGGAGTTGTTGCCGCATTCCCGGAGCTCCCCGGAACTCTTAAAGTCGGCGGCGAGGGATAACATCTCTCAATCCTCCGCGGTTCGGATTTTCAACGATAAAGGCGATCACTGTGCCGGAGTGGTGAACCAGAGATTTGAGTTGAGCGAAGATCCTTCGTTCTGGAAGGATCATAATGTTCAGGTACCGGAGTCGGAGATTAAAGTTATTTATTTCTCCCCTCTTGCTAGGTTGCTGCAAAAATGCGGTGAAGAATTCGAAATTAGCTTTGTTTTTTATGTAATGGAATTTTTTAAGTAGTGTTGAAGTCAAGTATACCTACTTCGAACCCTGATCTTActaagttattttttatatgttggAGTCTTATCAAGTGGTTACAGCAGAAAGTAAGTGCCTAGATTGCTAAGACTGAGTGAAATAGAACTACATCTTGTTCGGTTGCTAAGAATTTGTACGTGAAGAAATACGAATACTAGCTATTTATCTCTTGAAGTTCTATAAAGAGGTTACTGCATAAAACAAGCTCCTAAGCTGAACTCCGAGTGAGTGAAATAGAACCATCTTTAGTTGAAGTGAGAATTTACTGTTTTTCTCTTGTCCTTGTGATATTCTTTTCAAATCATTTGCGTTtgtaaaataatgataaaaaattggTCCTCCTCAacttttttgattttgaaactgCTCATACCTTAGCTCCAATCTACCTCTCTCAGCATCCTCGCCTTTTGTTCTATTTTTGTTGTGATAGGATCTATATCCCAAGTTGACAAGGGCCACGAGGCTGTTAGTGTGCTATCCTATTGCTACTGTTGCATTATCATGTTTACACTTCACACGGCACTATCTTTATTGGTAATAATGTTATGTTGTCAATACTAGGGCATTAAAAcaattacacataaaaaaaaaaagtttagaaattatgaaaaactgTTATCTAATTTGAAGTCACAGTGCAAAGTGGCTGTTCTATACCGACTGCCTTTGTACTATGCTTCAGTCTACCAGCTCTTGTTTGATTTATTGTTGGTCAACTAGTAACTTTAATGCTAAACAACTGGTGGTAGCGCTTTCAGTGAAGTTCTAGCATGAATTAGCCTAAAAACAAGCAACATTTTACCTTGCATTTGACAACAgaattaaactattataaacTTAGTGGCAGGAGGAGTTAAGGGCATTATAACAGAGAAAAGCTGTGGATGAGCTTCAGATGCTAGTTAGTGAATTGGGTCACTTTCTTCATACCTGAACAGTTATTCTTCTATCTACCATTGCCACTAATTTACAGGGAACTCCTAAAAGtgctttgtttcttttggtGTGGGGATGGTTTCAATGTTTTCAACCTAAATTTTCTGGAAAAGGCTATCTTTTGCTCAACCCTCAACTTTTGTTGTCATTGGCCTTCCTCTTGTGCTTCTAGCACCTTCTATGCTTGATCAGTATTAGTTGTACACTACAAGGTTTCTGTTCACCTATAATGCCTTGTTGGATGCTTCTAAATGGTGCTTTATCTACATGAACATGGTGATTGATTCAACCTTGCTTTTTCTCATGCATATCTTTTTGctttttcttgtgtgtgcaaTACTGTTGTTTTAAGAAAAAGATTACATGCTGACTGATGGGAAGTCGATATTTTCTATCTGGAGCATATTCTTACCTAACAAAAATGATTGTTTAtctaaaatttgacaaaaaaacatAATACTATTACCATACAAATTTGTACTTTGTCTAGATCCCAAAAGTTCTTAATAGTAGGATTGACATTCTAGGCTATATTTACCCTTGACTAAATTGTATATGGTgtttgaaaataagatgaatGGGACTGGAGAAGCAGGCTGAATGCCCTCAATAATGTGACATCCATCTCCTAGGAAACTGGGAATGAAGATAATATTTGTATGTGTGAATATCAGGGAATCATGAATTCACATTTGGCTTGTATAATGGAAGGACTTAGTTATGCAGGATGTTCGTGCATCTTTAGTGTATAAGCAATGATTATCGACtaataaatgaagcaaaatacTACTGGAAGTTCTGAGTTTTCCTGTAtttggttaatttgatttacCAGGTTTTCTGATGACcaatagaatttatgttttctttttggcttttctgATGACCAATAGAATCTACGTTTTCTTTTTGGCTTAGTAATAGAATTTAGGGTTTTAATGATTAAGATACTTGATTCATGGTTTAGAGTGCAGTGGCTTGTGTTCCctatcaaaatatgtttgtTACTAAAGATGATGTTCAGTTTTTGATTGTCCACAATCTGTAATGGtacatttcttttttgtttaacCATGAATTTATCTCATTGTATGCAGGTTATAATAAGAATACGTCCTCTGAGTAGTTCAGAAATTTCACTACAGGGATATAGTAAATGCATTAGACAAGATAGCTGCCAAACAGTTACATGGATTGGGCATCCAGAATCACGTTTCACCTTTGATGTTGTTGCAGATGAGAATGTTAGCCAGGTATTATTTACTTGTTTTTCTAAATCAGTTTTCTTTACTATGTCACGAACTTCATTTCAATGAtgatttatcaggagatgctatTTAAAGTGGCTGGGGTGCCAATGGTGGAAAATTGTATGGGAGGCTACAATAGCTGCATGTTTGCCTATGGCCAAGTCAGTATCCCCATCAATGgtcttgttcattttttttttgtttattctgtttttgtttgttaTCACAGTCAAGGTACTCTTTATTTGTTATGAAGCCTACTCTAGTCAGTTGTGCTGTACGAAGAGAATATTCTTTTCCTAGTCTAGATGGGATTGTTCTTTTTCTACTCTTTATTTGTTATGAAGCCTGCTCTAGTCAGTTGTGCTGTAAGaagtgaatattttttttctagtcTAGATGGGATTGTTCTTTTTCTACTCTTTATTTGTTATGAAGCCTGCTCTAGTCAGTTGTGCTGTAAAAAGAGAATATTCTTTTTTCTAGTCTAGATAGGATTGTTCTTTTGAGAATTTAGTGTTCCTTTGTTTAGTCCAGTCAAGTGGATATGTCctattttttggaaaatatatttatattttttggtaacACAAGTTATTAGATAGGTTGCATTTCAGGATAACTATAGTTTAATTGTTTGTATGTAGACTGGAAGTGGAAAAACTCATACAATGCTGGGAGATATTGAAGGAGGTACCCGGCGACATAGTGTTAACTGTGGAATGACACCAAGAGTCTTTGAGTATTTATTTTCAAGAATTCAGAAGGTATGTGTCTGATGAATTATGTATTCCTCAGGTTGGTTAAAAGCTCTTAACTTATGGGTGCAAGATATCTTGTGATTGTCTTGGTTTTCAAGCATCTGAAATGTTGGAATgcttttaaaaataacaattttttttcattgaCATTGAGTTTCAAggtctttcttttttctctctcttctttttattgTATATTGGAAAAGTTTTCCCCATGAAATGTCTTATAGTTACCAAGAAGAGTCAAAGGTCTAGTTGGTACcaatattttttgtgaaaaaactCTAGTAAAGTAGTAGGAGAAATGCTAGCTTAAGAAAAACTCTGATGAAGTGTTTGGTAATTGGTTAAACTAActaatttttttgtcataaaaaTAATAGCAATACCCATAGAACAAGGCAAATAttatcttattatatagattatattaaaatgtaaaaacatGTAATATCTATTTCATTAAAGTGAAAACAGAAAAATTcatttgttgttctttttttcttgtttagcttttctttttttttttgggggggggggggggggggtggtgtcCAAAAAGCTTTCATTCTCTAAGAAAAAAAGTTGCCTTCATATGCTTTTAGTTTTAGCTTATTTAAGGGAAATAGCAACTTAAAAGAGCTTATGCCAGATGGGCCCTAAGCTGCTTTTGCTTATTAGAGTGGACTGCCAAATGCCAGTGCCCTTTCTATTGACCGTGAGACAAAAATGAACAATGATCACTTCACCCATAttgtataataatatacatTAGCATTATAGCGCATGACATTGATGTTGATTATAATATTGTATTTCTTTATAAGTTGTTATGATATACTAAAGTTAGGATATGTAGATAATATATGATACACTATCATATTCTTTTTGCAAGTACTATTACATACCACATATAAAATCAATGCAACATGGTTAAAGTGGAGAACTGCATTTAGCATTTTATGAGATTGAAATTCCTATTGAATCTAGAAGGAAATATTTATTAGATGGCTTTAATAAGACCATCTCTGTTGTATGGAATGGCGGAGGCTAAGTACTAACATGTGAAAAATATGTGTAATTGATATGAGAATCGTATAGTAAatgtgtggccatacaagaaaagacaattaaaaattagattaatCATAATGAGGATAGAGGAGTGCCTGTTAAAGATGATATGGAAAAATGtggtaaatatgttttgaaaatatgagagAAAGATCAATGAATTGAACTGTGAGGcaaatggatggaatggaagaaaTTTGAAGCAAAAAATGTTAAGAGGAGTAAAGAAAACATAGAGGGAAATCCTTAAACATAGCATGGGATATAATGGCGTTATAGaatatgttatgaataaagattATTAGAGAGCTAGAGTTCATGATTCACTAATTTATCTGTATCCTTCTGTGACTTAGTTCCCTCCTACTATGCCATGCTACCTACTAAATCTTGTGCCAAGTTTCTTGTAAAGTTTTATCGCTATGCTTCATGTTTTAATTGTGGTATGACAGGAAAAGGAGGCACGGCGGGAAGAGAAGTTAAAATTCACTTGTAAATGTTCTTTCTTGGAAATATATAATGAGCAGATTCTTGATCTTTTGAACCCATCCTCCACAAATTTACAGGTAATGGTCATTAATAGCTTGAGATTTTGAcctgtttctttctttgtttcttatTATTCTTTGTGCTAATAGCAATTGATTATTTCCATAATGACTACTTAAAAAGCTTTGATCTCAATGTTGTAGATAAGAGAAGACACAAAGAAAGGGGTTTATGTGGAAAATTTGACCGAGGTTGAAGTTACAAGTGCTCGGGATGTGATTCAACAACTTGTACAAGTATGAAGCTTCACTTAATTTACTCTTATATTCCTGATGCTCTATTCCGAACTTCAGCTgatcaattattaattaagagtCAGAATATGGATAGAATTGAATGAATTTAAAGGATTTGTAGCAACTTAATTTGATGGAGGTCATTGATCATCTGTCTAGgttttgttgaaaattttctGCATGAGAATGGAAACATTCCTAGGTCTGGTTTGTCCATCTTCAGCAGAATTAAGAACTTAGGGTGACAGTGGTCCTGAATCAGGAAGTTGAAGGATAAAAGGGAGAACAAGAAACTGCCAATTGCTTCTATGTGGAAAAAGGAGGATAAGGAAGACAATGGAATTGGTTACCATCCAACTGTTTTGCAGCTTGCAAGAATAAATGTGccaatactattttaatttacaaatatACCATTGAATTtctgttaaataattaaaattaaatttagagttCAAGGAGTTAAATTGGAAATTTGAGCAGCAACTTATCATCTCCCACTTTGATTTACAAATATACCATTGAATGTTACATATTTGCTAGCAACTTATCATCTCCCACTTTCCTCTTCAAGTTTATTTAACTTTAACTATTCCTGAGTTTCAAGTTTATTCTGTTTATTCAGTAACAATCCTGGCTTATCTATGATCCACGTGCTGTCGAGTTTGCAACATACTGTGTGTCTGTCTTTTGAAGAAATATTCTTTATCTTATTCTACCAATCGCAATAACATTTCAGGGTGCAGCAAACAGGAAAGTGGCTGCAACTAATATGAATCATGCAAGTAGTCGTTCTCATAGTGTCTTTACATGCGTAATAGAAAGTAAGGTAAGCAGTTTCCTATCCATCTTTATTCTTTTCCTCAAATCTCCAACAATACCAATGTGTCCACCCTATTCAATGGTTTCTACTTGGTTGTTGGGAttctaattaattgatttatgttCAGTGGGACTCCCAGGGTGTAACTCATTATCGGTTTGCTCGGCTTAATCTTGTTGATTTAGCTGGTTCTGAAAGGTAATATTAACTGAAGTGTTGTGAATAGCTGGAAAATGCAGATTTCCCAGCTAGTGACAGGATTGGATCATATAATGTTCATTTAACATAGTTGTTATTACCCTTTCTAAATCACAGACAGAAGAGTTCTGGTGCAGAAGGTGAGCGTTTAAAGGAAGCTACAAATATCAACAAATCACTTTCGACTTTGGGGTTTGTTCTTCTTCCTAATCATCCATACTGTTGTGAAATTAGGAAGTTCACTCTCTGTCCTTTTCAATGCTTACTATTTTGCAACTGGGATCTGCAGGCTTGTGATTATGAACCTTGTGAATATATCGAATGGCAAATCACTCCATGTTCCTTATAGGGATTCCAAGCTTACATTTTTGCTCCAGGTAAATAATTGTAAACTTTCCTGATTGATGTGTTACTGTTACATACCTGTATAGTATTCAGAAAATTTACACACTTCCATTCTATCCAATTAGCTGATGTAGAAAaggaattttagaaaaaaaaaatcacaatattGCGTGTTTGGCAGGTTAGAAGAGTTATGATCAAGAAAATTTGACATGATTCTATAAAATAGGCTTCTATTTTTGATCATTTGTGGGTGGAAATGGCTTatgattttgtaataattttgccTTTTCTTATTAGCAATTCTCACTTACAAAAGTTACTTTCTTAGATGCCAGACTCCATGTTCTATAGCATTCCTAGTTGGCTACAATGTATTTGCATAGTTTAGAGTCTCAAGTGTCTTGTTATATTATCCATCCATTGTTTGAAGTAAGACACTAACatgtattatttgtttttttttgcttgtttcCTTTTCAGGATTCTTTAGGAGGGAACtcaaaaacaattataattGCTAATATTAGCCCCTCTAGTTGGTCAGTGTTTCTTGTTATGATCTTGCTACTTGTTTTCTGCTTCTAGCTTTTCCATCTGTATAAATTGTTTTGAactctttgtttatttttctttgttgtctCCAAGTTTAAAATTGATCTTGCCTCCATGATCGGCAAGAAGAATCATATCTGCATTGATCATTGAATGATTTCTTTTATTGAACAATTGTAAATTTTTACCTGACTGGGTCTTCTCAAGTTACTGTTGTAAAATGCATTGATCTTTTCCTTTGTCTATCTGATAATTGTATAAGATTATAGTTTGGGCCTCTTGCAGCTGTTCGCTGGAGACTTTGAGCACTCTGAAGTTTGCACAGCGTGCTAAATTCATCAAGAACCATGTATGCAATTTTTACCAGGCCAACTTTTTATGCAGTTGtacttatttttctcaaaaattgagtAGGTTATCTACTTTATGAATGAAATACCATTTTCAGTGTTAAACTTTATCTTGAATATTTATAGTTTGGGTTGGTTTTTCATTTATATCCTTCTAATGGTTTTTGAATATCaattgtcattatttattatatattatatgagaGGCTTTAATGTTTCTACCTTTTAAGAGTTATCACCAATGAAAAAAAAGCTTTTATGACTTACCAAACCTTCTTTATTGTATCCATTTATCTACGTTCTTGAAATAACTgtaaattgaaatcaaatgtaTCTTTTAGGCTATTGTGAATGAAGATGCTTCTGGCGATGTCCTGGCCATGCGACTTCAGATTCAACAACTTAAGGTAATATGTGTATTCTGTCTACTATCATTTGATCTTTGTAACGAGGCACTATTTTCCACTATTTATTTAACAGGTGATCATATAAGTGGTTTGTTTATAGAAATTCATGTTTGCCTACTGTTTCCACTTTGAAATGGATCATCTTCAACATGTATCAACATCCTAATAGAGCaatattataagaaaattgcATCGAGAACTTAAAATGCATTGGTACTTGTTCCAGCTCTCCTTTATAAACAAGATGCTTACTTTTCTGGTTCTTGGCATGTTAGGTATGTACATCCCTTCCCAAAATTTCACATCATGTTATGTAATTTCCAAAACAAATAATCACTGATAGAGGGAGATGTTCATGTTAGGGTATCTGCATTAGATTTGTGAAGTTGTGATATCTACTACATGCACCGGCTCGTACATGTGTGTGAAATTTGActaattttcttcattgttaaACACTTCAGATGTGTGGTTGCCTTGAGATGTTCCTTCATCACAactatatacattttttattaagttaGAAATGCCCTATGACGtttcttgaaattttatgcTGTGCCAGAAAGTCCATAATAGATAATGTGGTTGATGGCCATCCAGTAACCACTTTATAACATTCGAGTTGCTAAAaaacaaatttgcttcatttcttctctctctcatattcctacaaactaaaaaaaaaagagagagagggaccCAGGGGGATGGGGGGAGGTTTTCCCCCTAATTACTTGAGTATGAGGTCTgagattgataaataaaaagttgtttATTTCAGCACCACTGAGAAAATTTTTACTAGGTTAAATGGACTTCTTATCTCATGGATTTTTCTGCTGATATAAAGGATCTTCATTCAACTTTGATCTGTGTTATCTTCAGAAAGAAGTATCTCGCCTTAGAGCTCTAGTCAATGGAGGTGCTGAAAACCATGAAACTGATGCTTGGACAGTATCCTTTCCAGGATCTCCAGGATCCTTTAACTGGGAAGGGCTTCATGGATCCTTCAGTCCACTTGTGTCTGGTAAAAAGGCATCACAGGTGCATACCATTTTTCCTTGAGATTGAATAACTGTTTATCCCTGTGTTTCTTCTGATGAGGCTCCTTTTACTTCTTCCAGAAGAAAGAATATGAAGTTGCGCTTGTGGGTGCTTTTAGGAGGGAAAAGGATAAAGAGATTGCATTACAGGCATTGACTGATGAAAATAAGGCAGCTATGCAGCTGGTATGCATAAAGCTAAGATATCTGGGATTGCTTCACATATGAGAAGTCCTTGTTAATCTTTGCATCTATACAAGATATTTTAACATGACTGAAAGCTAGTAGCTTTAACATGGTGGATactaattttgaagaaattattCTTTCATGCCATGAGTTTGTGAACATGGATTATACAGCTATCCTATTCTAACATGATTCCAGTTTTTCCCAAAAACAGTTACCCTTCAATAGAAATTGACTGATAATTTTGTTGCCATTTTCCAAAGTAATGGGGAAATGATCCCAGAAATGCAATAATCTTGGAAATGTTTCTGGGAgctaaattaaatcatttttgggTGTATCAGGCCAAACAAAGAGAAGATGAGATACAAAGTCTGAAAATGAGATTGCGGTTTCGAGAAGCTGGAATAAAGAGGCTGGAAGCTGTTGCTGCTGGAAAGATATCAGCTGAGTCACACTTGTTAATGGAGAAGGATGAACTTTTGAAGGAAATAGAGGTCCTAAGAGCCCAGGTTGACAGGAACCAGGAAGTAACCAGATTTGCCATGGAAAATTTGCGACTCAAAGAAGAAATCAGAAGGCATGTATCTGTTGCATGgattctctttattattttacaattaaatGCATAGGCATGGGATCAGCTGCTGATATTTACCAGAACTATACAAGAAAGACATACTTGTAGTACAAAGTAAATGCTTATCCTCGATGATCACCTTATCAAATCATAGCACTGAGTTACATCAAAATGACTAAGAATTCACGGTGTCTTGTTTTTAGTAGAAACTATAACTAGCAATGGAATAAAATATGCATGACTTCAGGTGGTAAAGCCTCTAAGACTCCTAGTAAAATCATATGCTCAGTCTAAAGTGTTACAcctatttaattttgtttgagaacataaaattataaattctctTACAGAGTTGCAATTTgttttggaaataaaaaaaactgtTATTAACTTATGACCCAACATGCAGATTGAAGTCCTTTTGTGAAGAAGGTGAACGTGAGAGGATGAATGAACAAATCATGACATTACAGAATAAGGTGCTGAATTGATCCCAAGTTCTTGACACTTGTTTTTCCTACACCTGTATTTGCACCTATAACATCTTTTCTCCATAAGAAATTTACCTAATGTGTCAATTTGCAGTTGTTAGAAGCACTAGATTGGAAACTTATGCATGAGTCAGACCCCTCATTTGTTCAGGTTCTTCCCTGACATTTATATAAATTGCAAACATGGACTAATTTTCAACTGAAgacctttttttttccccccatTAAACCTTATGAATATTTTTGTGCTATAGAAAGGAAATTCAGAAACGGCCACTCATACGCAAAGTGAGTGTAATCTACTGGTATCTTCCCAGGTAATTCCATGACCCAATTTTATGTACAGCTCAAAACTTTTCTTAATTGTTCTATTTAAACAAAATCTGGAATAGTCATCCTGCCTTGATTTTTAGGCTCAACTTGGTCTATGTGATTGTTGAAACAGTTGTAGACCTACTGAACTCCATAATGAAATCCAACATGAATTAAACCATCACGAACCACTGATATCTATAGTCTCATAACTAATCAATACAAATGGTACAAAAAACCTTGAGTTTCAACCTAGCAAAATGCACGAACTACATTGTAAGCAAAGTAAACCAGTGAAAGATGAAATAAGATTCAATTTGATGAATTAACTGTAGACTAACTGAGGTCCTAGAATGTCCTCTTTGATTtgtttgccttttcttttttcgaTTATTTGTGCCCTTTGCACCAAAGGTTTCCATAGTTTGCCTTTACCATGTTTTGCTTTTTAACTGCTAGCATGTAATCAATACTATACAGTTGTAAGCATTTGGTATGCCTGCAAACAACATTTAGCAACTTATGATTTAAATTCTAATTAGGCTTCAAATTTAGCAGTAATATCACAATTGATCCATATCGTTCTTACTGCTTAAATAACATCCAGATATAAAAGCAAGTTTAGCTTTTATacattcattctctctctctctctctttttttttttgtcaatagATGTTAACATGGACGAATATTACAAGTACAAACTATTGTCTTCTGATGTATCCAACTATCCATATATGTGTCGAACAGGAGCCAGGATCACCTTGGCGTGCTTCAATTAATGAGGAAAATGAGTTTCTCCGCTTGCAggtaatcaatttcaaagttaattatatatttatctatttctAAAATGTGGCCATACTTGTCTGCTGTCTTCCCAAATGTGTAAGCTTCATTTACAAACATAGGATTTCTGTTACAGGCTATTCAAAACCAATCAGAAATTGACATGCTACACAAGAAGCTGAACTCCTGTCTTGAAGAGAAAGATAGATTAGAAAGGTAAtatttccttttgatttaattctcCTCATCCAATTACCAGTTTGAGCAATTAAAAAACATGTGGATTATTTCTTTGTTAACCTGTTTCCCATATTTCCTCTCTGATGGTACTTCCACAACCAAGTAAACAGATTTAGTGgccatttatatattataaaaccTGGATTATAGAAAAACCTTCTGGGTTCTTGTTATTCATTtcctatttatatattataaatgagATGCGCTGTCTTCATAGCAACCTTGTTATCTAACAACAAATTTGCAGGCATGTTAGTGATTTAGTAGCTGAGCAAGAAACAGAGAGATCTTCCAAAGTGCACAATGGAGAACTGCAGGAGTTG
It contains:
- the LOC127798381 gene encoding kinesin-like protein KIN-12E, which codes for MPLISETPSAVKSRFGFQDQSSELLPHSRSSPELLKSAARDNISQSSAVRIFNDKGDHCAGVVNQRFELSEDPSFWKDHNVQVIIRIRPLSSSEISLQGYSKCIRQDSCQTVTWIGHPESRFTFDVVADENVSQEMLFKVAGVPMVENCMGGYNSCMFAYGQTGSGKTHTMLGDIEGGTRRHSVNCGMTPRVFEYLFSRIQKEKEARREEKLKFTCKCSFLEIYNEQILDLLNPSSTNLQIREDTKKGVYVENLTEVEVTSARDVIQQLVQGAANRKVAATNMNHASSRSHSVFTCVIESKWDSQGVTHYRFARLNLVDLAGSERQKSSGAEGERLKEATNINKSLSTLGLVIMNLVNISNGKSLHVPYRDSKLTFLLQDSLGGNSKTIIIANISPSSCCSLETLSTLKFAQRAKFIKNHAIVNEDASGDVLAMRLQIQQLKKEVSRLRALVNGGAENHETDAWTVSFPGSPGSFNWEGLHGSFSPLVSGKKASQKKEYEVALVGAFRREKDKEIALQALTDENKAAMQLAKQREDEIQSLKMRLRFREAGIKRLEAVAAGKISAESHLLMEKDELLKEIEVLRAQVDRNQEVTRFAMENLRLKEEIRRLKSFCEEGERERMNEQIMTLQNKLLEALDWKLMHESDPSFVQKGNSETATHTQSECNLLVSSQEPGSPWRASINEENEFLRLQAIQNQSEIDMLHKKLNSCLEEKDRLERHVSDLVAEQETERSSKVHNGELQELMIEPPSITADQMPNISLNDQIELKAMVDAIAAASQREAEAHETAIILSKENDELRMKLKVLIEDNNKLIELYERAVSEKNSINDGVVQNGNHFSEFAEEQQVTRLQVENLEHQLSEMHEENEKLMGLYEKAMQERDEFKRMLSSGGQSITAIKREFNCPEKLVEVDGGPDEYLGSQAAISSREDIESQLQDEGESLELEKTVGSGEDALLEGVNVTALDVENSSCQCPGHSRGRDSVDLDEPLACIEVNSEQCPQVKMESTMLGKLTLSDEDNIIDEGIGVSTLDLQQQSCLCYENPQADVGNQIDVQIHSTLENNSLDLTMVNVSDDLDLVRMKLDGVEEKLLISAETISLFGLLEKVIAEVDNLSRETEVIEDAIQMKQQEYASLKLLSCELHERRALINRKLVAVKCSLSNFSSSLSYFELREAKARARVNASLSSLDRKTVELANLQIRKNEIEDAQRKCQQLEIELMNNLAHLNTKIEEENQRRDNEKVLLAIDNLKGTDVPLHRNWHFSSKATELLKSEEDKTKVQAEIKQAQEKLGVTRKECEDLNWKLCKVENEVQVVQMDLQKGQKSMEEMECKLQAVIQEKQMLLEMKENGRTEVENMILEYHQHTFEADLKEQEVNILDEELQIQFHQVAELQKAKAAATEKKNQLLQATQSKSCWEAIQDIRMSVMELKSLLGDDS